In Deinococcus sp. Marseille-Q6407, a single window of DNA contains:
- a CDS encoding DegT/DnrJ/EryC1/StrS family aminotransferase, translated as MLDLVMNEVSASGASRQEAPPRAWPGWPVFPEDERQAVMAVLESGKVNYWTGTEAREFEREYAEYLGVRHTIALHNGSLALELALQAFGITEGEVITTARTFIASASAAVMRGCVPVIADVDPVSQVITAETIRPLINDKTRAIIAVHLAGWPCDMDSIMELAREHDLIVIEDCAQAHGAFYKGRPVGSIGHAGAFSFCQDKILTTGGEGGLLAFNDELAGEDIWKKAWAFKDHGKSYDAVYHRDHPPGFRWLHESFGTNWRMLEMQAAIGRLQLRKLPGWIEQRRANAAVLNRRLGEFASIRLTLPPAEILHSYYKYYAFVQPERLKEGWDRDRVMNTIAAQGVPAFSGSCSEIYLEKAFQDAGYGPKERLPVARELGETSLMFLVHPTLSGADMEAMADVICSVLKEATR; from the coding sequence ATGCTGGATCTTGTGATGAACGAGGTGAGTGCAAGCGGGGCTTCCCGGCAGGAGGCTCCCCCCCGGGCCTGGCCGGGATGGCCGGTCTTTCCTGAAGACGAGCGGCAGGCAGTGATGGCAGTGCTGGAGTCGGGGAAAGTGAACTACTGGACCGGCACCGAAGCCCGTGAATTCGAGCGTGAATACGCCGAGTATCTGGGTGTCAGGCATACCATCGCGCTCCACAACGGTAGTCTGGCACTCGAACTGGCGCTACAGGCGTTCGGGATTACTGAAGGTGAAGTCATTACCACTGCCCGCACCTTTATCGCCTCAGCGAGTGCAGCAGTCATGCGGGGCTGCGTGCCGGTCATCGCCGATGTGGATCCGGTTTCGCAGGTGATTACCGCCGAGACCATCCGTCCGCTGATCAACGATAAAACTCGGGCTATCATCGCGGTGCATCTGGCCGGTTGGCCCTGCGACATGGACTCCATCATGGAACTGGCCCGCGAGCATGACCTGATTGTAATTGAGGACTGTGCGCAGGCACATGGGGCTTTTTACAAGGGCCGGCCGGTGGGCAGCATCGGGCACGCGGGGGCTTTTTCCTTCTGTCAGGACAAGATCCTCACCACCGGCGGTGAAGGCGGCCTGTTGGCCTTCAATGACGAGCTGGCCGGAGAAGACATCTGGAAAAAAGCCTGGGCTTTCAAGGATCACGGTAAGAGCTACGACGCGGTCTATCACCGCGACCATCCGCCTGGGTTTCGCTGGCTACACGAGTCGTTCGGTACCAACTGGCGTATGCTGGAAATGCAGGCCGCTATTGGCCGCTTGCAGCTACGGAAGCTGCCCGGCTGGATTGAGCAGCGCCGTGCCAACGCGGCTGTGCTCAACCGCCGCCTGGGCGAATTTGCCAGCATCCGGCTGACCTTGCCGCCTGCCGAAATCTTGCATTCTTACTACAAGTACTATGCTTTCGTGCAGCCTGAGCGCCTGAAAGAAGGCTGGGACCGCGACCGGGTTATGAATACCATTGCTGCGCAGGGCGTGCCAGCTTTCAGCGGCTCCTGCTCGGAAATCTATCTGGAGAAAGCTTTTCAGGACGCTGGCTATGGTCCCAAGGAGCGGCTGCCGGTGGCCCGCGAACTGGGAGAAACGTCGCTGATGTTCCTGGTGCACCCCACCCTGAGCGGAGCCGATATGGAAGCCATGGCCGATGTGATTTGCAGCGTGCTGAAAGAAGCCACCCGCTAA
- a CDS encoding polysaccharide biosynthesis protein produces MTQPPVPDPIDGLSDTSASIQSYQIQKFFIDLGLWTLAAVLAYLYRKPSALTEGLDRLDTSVLSPGVLTYFLIGALTMTVLSRYYGLYRQTWRRIGVPDLLLLLRAVLLATLIDLAAAFLLRDFLDLPRSVPLLTGVLGLLLMGGVRLLARVLHERVPHDQQPGMRRVLIVGAGEAGSLIAREMLRHPEAQMRPVGFVDDAPDKRGSSLVGLPVYGAVATLPEVVRREKVEEVLIAVPSAAGPFVRQVVDLAKDTGVNYRIIPGVFEILSGDVSLSQIRDVNLEDLLRRPSVQLNTAEIAGYLRGRTVMVTGAGGSIGSEIVRQILPFGPAKILLLGRGEGSIFAIQQELRRLAPELPQVALIGDVRDRERLEQVFRAHRPQVVFHAAAHKHVPLMEAAPSEAILNNVIGTRNVVAMSLKYGVERLVNISTDKAVNPTSVMGASKRMAEKTVSAGAARARPGQAFVSVRFGNVLGSRGSVVPTFMTQIRRGGPVTVTHPEMTRYFMTIPEAARLVLQAGGLAENGKVYLLNMGQPVKIADLARDVIRLSGAQNIEVVYSGVRPGEKLYEELLTSSEGTDATTHAEIFSARLEQVDPVVLDRDIAGLEAAAHAGDFDRIRAELDRIIPENKFGSLG; encoded by the coding sequence ATGACCCAGCCTCCCGTTCCTGATCCCATTGACGGCCTGTCAGACACCTCTGCCAGTATCCAGAGTTATCAGATTCAGAAGTTTTTCATCGATCTGGGCCTCTGGACTCTGGCGGCAGTGCTGGCGTACCTGTACCGCAAACCCAGCGCACTGACCGAGGGCCTGGACCGGCTGGATACGTCTGTTCTGAGCCCGGGAGTACTGACCTATTTCCTGATCGGTGCACTGACCATGACCGTGCTCAGCCGCTATTACGGGCTCTACCGCCAGACCTGGCGGCGTATCGGGGTGCCGGATTTGCTGCTGCTGCTGCGCGCCGTATTGCTGGCGACCCTGATTGATCTGGCCGCGGCTTTTCTCCTGCGCGACTTTCTGGATTTGCCCCGCAGTGTGCCACTTTTGACCGGCGTGCTAGGCCTGCTGCTGATGGGCGGCGTACGGCTGTTGGCGCGGGTTCTGCATGAGCGAGTGCCGCATGATCAGCAGCCGGGGATGCGTCGGGTATTGATTGTGGGCGCCGGGGAAGCCGGCAGCCTGATCGCCCGCGAGATGCTGCGGCATCCCGAAGCGCAGATGCGGCCAGTGGGCTTTGTGGATGATGCGCCCGATAAGCGCGGAAGTTCGCTGGTGGGCTTGCCGGTGTACGGTGCAGTGGCCACCTTGCCTGAAGTGGTCCGCCGCGAGAAGGTAGAGGAAGTGCTGATTGCGGTGCCGTCTGCAGCGGGGCCTTTTGTGCGCCAGGTGGTTGATCTTGCCAAGGACACCGGGGTGAACTACCGGATTATTCCGGGCGTTTTTGAGATTCTCTCGGGTGACGTGTCGCTGAGCCAGATCCGTGACGTGAACCTCGAAGACCTGCTACGTCGGCCCTCAGTGCAGCTAAACACTGCCGAGATCGCCGGCTACCTGCGCGGCCGCACTGTTATGGTGACGGGGGCCGGGGGAAGCATCGGTTCGGAAATCGTGCGGCAGATTTTGCCGTTTGGTCCTGCAAAGATTCTGTTGCTGGGCCGGGGCGAAGGCAGCATTTTTGCCATTCAGCAGGAGCTGCGCCGCCTGGCGCCGGAGCTGCCACAGGTGGCCCTGATTGGTGATGTGCGCGACCGTGAGCGGCTGGAGCAGGTCTTTAGAGCGCACCGGCCGCAGGTAGTCTTTCACGCGGCGGCGCACAAGCATGTCCCGCTGATGGAAGCCGCACCTTCCGAAGCGATTCTAAATAACGTGATCGGCACCCGCAATGTGGTGGCGATGAGCCTGAAATATGGGGTGGAGCGGTTGGTCAATATCTCGACTGACAAGGCCGTGAACCCGACCAGTGTGATGGGCGCCAGCAAACGCATGGCCGAGAAGACTGTTTCAGCAGGTGCCGCGCGGGCCCGGCCCGGCCAGGCTTTTGTCTCGGTCCGCTTTGGGAATGTGCTGGGCAGCCGCGGGAGCGTGGTACCCACCTTCATGACTCAGATTCGCCGGGGCGGCCCCGTCACCGTGACCCATCCGGAAATGACCCGCTACTTCATGACTATTCCCGAAGCGGCCCGGCTGGTGCTGCAAGCGGGTGGCCTGGCCGAAAACGGCAAGGTGTACCTGCTGAATATGGGGCAGCCGGTCAAGATTGCCGACCTGGCACGTGATGTCATTCGCCTGAGCGGAGCGCAGAATATTGAGGTTGTCTACAGTGGTGTGCGGCCCGGCGAGAAGCTGTACGAGGAACTGCTGACGTCTTCCGAAGGCACCGATGCCACCACCCACGCCGAGATTTTCAGTGCCCGATTGGAACAGGTGGACCCGGTCGTGCTGGACCGGGATATTGCTGGGCTGGAAGCGGCCGCCCATGCCGGTGATTTTGACCGCATTCGAGCTGAGCTGGACCGGATCATCCCTGAGAATAAGTTCGGCTCTCTGGGCTGA
- a CDS encoding uracil-DNA glycosylase, producing the protein MPDQPNLFDSSTGEPAVQLPQDWGEVLHDAVRRPEFRRLLEFVERERQSHTVYPPREDVFTALQLTPYRDAKVLILGQDPYHGAGQAQGLAFSVRRGVRVPPSLRNIYRELQEDVGVKPPKHGNLAAWAERGVLLLNAVLTVREGEPNSHAGQGWEDFTDAVIRALNDKEERVVFVLWGAYARKKKKLVTAPQHVVIESGHPSPLSVRHFAGTRPFSAVNRALEEAGETPVDWSLPE; encoded by the coding sequence ATGCCTGATCAACCCAATCTGTTCGATTCATCCACAGGCGAACCTGCCGTGCAGCTTCCCCAGGACTGGGGCGAAGTGCTACACGACGCTGTCCGCCGGCCCGAATTCCGGCGTCTCCTGGAATTCGTGGAGCGTGAGCGGCAAAGCCACACGGTCTATCCACCGCGCGAGGATGTGTTCACAGCCCTGCAACTGACGCCTTACCGTGACGCCAAAGTGCTGATTCTGGGCCAGGATCCCTATCATGGGGCGGGGCAGGCGCAGGGCCTGGCTTTCAGCGTGCGGCGTGGGGTACGGGTGCCGCCCAGCCTACGCAACATCTACCGCGAGTTGCAGGAAGACGTGGGAGTCAAGCCGCCCAAGCATGGCAATCTGGCTGCTTGGGCTGAACGTGGCGTGCTGCTGCTGAACGCCGTACTGACCGTGCGTGAAGGCGAGCCGAACAGCCACGCCGGCCAAGGCTGGGAAGACTTTACCGATGCCGTGATCCGTGCGCTGAATGACAAGGAAGAGCGGGTGGTCTTTGTGCTGTGGGGCGCTTATGCTCGCAAGAAGAAAAAGCTGGTGACGGCGCCGCAGCATGTGGTGATTGAAAGCGGCCATCCCAGCCCACTCAGTGTGCGGCACTTTGCGGGCACCCGGCCCTTTAGTGCAGTCAACCGGGCACTGGAAGAAGCCGGCGAGACGCCGGTGGACTGGTCGCTGCCGGAGTAA
- a CDS encoding MarR family winged helix-turn-helix transcriptional regulator, whose product MSLYEELLQNREYDDLSEEAVVSLPRTHAVVMADFDSFVRQYGVTPDQYNILRILRGAWRAGEELSRAEIRRRLIDRVSPDLTHLLTRLEKTGLVSRESRGQPEGKHPQAPFRITAQGLDLLARMDEPLRQHNMHSVETLDAAEQRQLISLLGRVRQGVQDLPSIRAGQAAEAGAGGEDGAPG is encoded by the coding sequence ATGTCCCTCTACGAAGAGCTGCTGCAAAACAGAGAATATGACGATCTTTCGGAAGAGGCGGTGGTTAGTCTGCCGAGAACCCACGCGGTGGTGATGGCCGATTTTGACTCTTTCGTGCGCCAGTACGGGGTGACGCCGGATCAGTACAATATTCTGCGGATTCTGCGTGGTGCCTGGCGCGCTGGAGAGGAACTCAGCCGCGCCGAGATTCGCCGCCGCCTGATTGACCGGGTGTCGCCGGACCTGACCCATCTGCTGACCCGGCTGGAAAAAACTGGTCTGGTCAGCCGCGAAAGCAGGGGTCAACCGGAAGGGAAGCATCCCCAGGCCCCGTTCCGGATCACCGCACAGGGGCTGGACCTGCTGGCCCGGATGGATGAGCCTCTGCGCCAGCACAACATGCATAGTGTGGAGACCCTGGACGCCGCCGAGCAGCGGCAGCTGATCAGCCTGCTGGGCCGCGTCCGTCAGGGTGTTCAGGATCTGCCGAGTATTCGGGCTGGGCAGGCAGCAGAAGCCGGAGCTGGAGGCGAAGATGGCGCGCCGGGCTAA
- a CDS encoding HNH endonuclease, which produces MARRAKAAAWPPPAAAPAACALCGREVPRLTEHHLVPRSQGRRRGLKVAELPTVMLCPACHKYLHTTFSNQELETGYSSLEALREHEGVQKFVAWIRKQPASKGVRVR; this is translated from the coding sequence ATGGCGCGCCGGGCTAAGGCCGCAGCCTGGCCGCCGCCCGCCGCTGCTCCCGCTGCCTGCGCACTGTGCGGCCGCGAGGTGCCGCGCCTGACGGAACACCACCTGGTGCCCCGCTCACAGGGCCGGCGCCGGGGCCTGAAAGTGGCCGAGCTGCCTACCGTGATGCTGTGCCCGGCCTGTCACAAGTACCTGCACACCACCTTTTCCAACCAGGAGCTGGAAACCGGGTATTCGTCGCTGGAGGCCCTGCGGGAACATGAGGGTGTGCAGAAGTTCGTGGCCTGGATTCGCAAGCAGCCGGCCAGCAAGGGCGTCAGGGTACGCTGA